The genomic segment AGAAGAACCGCGATTGTTCTCCAGGACCCATTCTCAAGCCTTAACCCCTACCACAATGTTAAGTTCATTGTTGAGGAACCATTAATAATTAATGGTATAGACCCCAAGGAGAGAGATGAATTAGTCCGCAGGGCTCTTGAGGAGGTTAAGTTGACACCAGTTGATGATTACCTATACAAGTATCCTCATCAACTTTCAGGGGGCCAGAGGCAGAGGGTTTCCATAGCTAGGGCCATTGTCACTAGGCCCGATTTCATAGTTGCTGATGAGCCTGTCTCAATGCTTGACGCCTCAGTGAGGGTTGAGATACTTACCATTCTTAAGAGTATTCAGGAAAGGGATAAGATTGCCTTCGCCTACATTACACACGATATCTCCACCGCAAAGTACTTCAGTGATAAGATACTGGTGATGTATGCTGGTAAGATGGCTGAGATTGGGTCCTATAGAGATGTGGTAAAGGAACCTCATCACCCTTATACTCAAGCCTTAATTGAAGCTATACCTGACCCGGACCCCAAGAATAGGTTTAGTGAAAGGAAGGTTGTTACAGGCGAGCCGCCT from the Caldivirga maquilingensis IC-167 genome contains:
- a CDS encoding ABC transporter ATP-binding protein produces the protein MPDFSDTPWINGNQLVVAHRLRMWYTVRTGLFSKPRYVKAVDDVSISIGNGETMAIVGESGSGKTTLGRVLIRLLKPTGGELFFDGKDIAHEDDHNLLWFRRRTAIVLQDPFSSLNPYHNVKFIVEEPLIINGIDPKERDELVRRALEEVKLTPVDDYLYKYPHQLSGGQRQRVSIARAIVTRPDFIVADEPVSMLDASVRVEILTILKSIQERDKIAFAYITHDISTAKYFSDKILVMYAGKMAEIGSYRDVVKEPHHPYTQALIEAIPDPDPKNRFSERKVVTGEPPNLANPPPGCRFHPRCPFAMDICRREEPPMIEVKKGIYVACWLYAKR